A region from the Colius striatus isolate bColStr4 chromosome 12, bColStr4.1.hap1, whole genome shotgun sequence genome encodes:
- the WDFY1 gene encoding WD repeat and FYVE domain-containing protein 1: MAAEIHSRPQSSRPVLLSKVEGHQDVVSAALLIPKEDGVITASEDRTIRVWLKRDSGQYWPSIYHTMSSPCSAMAYHHDSRRIFVGQDNGAIMEFHISEDFNKMNFVKTYPAHQNRVSAITFCLTSEWVISTGHDKCISWMCTRSGSMLGRHYFTSWASCLQYDHETQHAFVGDYSGQITLLKLEQNTCSVITTLKGHEGSITSLWWDPVQRLLFSGASDHSIIMWDIGGRKGRTLLLQGHHDKVQAICYIQLTRQLVSCSADGGIAVWNMDISREEAPQWLESDSCQKCEQPFFWNIKQMWDTKTIGLRQHHCRKCGQAVCGKCSTKRSSYPIMGFEFQVRVCDSCFESIKDEDRTSLATFHEGKHNISHMSMDISRGLMVTCGSDRIVKIWDMTPVVGCSIATGFSSR; the protein is encoded by the exons ATGGCGGCCGAGATCCACTCGCGGCCGCAGAGCAGCCGGCCCGTTCTCCTCAGCAAGGTCGAGGGGCACCAGGACGTGGTGAGCGCCGCGCTTCTCATCCCCAAGGAGGACGGGGTTATCACGGCCAGCGAGGACAG GACAATACGAGTATGGCTCAAGAGAGACAGTGGACAATACTGGCCCAGCATCTATCACACCATGTCAT CGCCATGTTCAGCCATGGCTTATCATCATGACAGCAGACGAATATTTGTCGGCCAGGATAATGGAGCTATCATG GAGTTTCATATTTCAGAGGACTTTAATAAGATGAACTTTGTGAAGACCTATCCAG CTCATCAGAATCGAGTGTCTGCTATTACTTTCTGCCTGACATCAGAGTGGGTAATCAGCACTGGTCATGACAAGTGTATCAGCTGGATGTGCACCAGGAGTGGGAGTATGCTGGGGAGACATTATTTCACCTCTTGGGCTTCCTGTCTACA ATATGATCATGAGACTCAGCATGCATTTGTGGGTGATTATTCTGGACAGATCACTCTCCTGAAGCTTGAACAGAATACATGCTCAGTTATCACAACACTCAAAGGGCATGAAG GAAGTATTACTTCCCTGTGGTGGGATCCTGTTCAACGATTGCTCTTCTCAGGTGCCTCTGATCACAGCATTATCATGTGGGATATCGGTGGAAGGAAGGGGCGAACACTGCTTCTCCAGGGACATCA TGACAAGGTGCAGGCTATCTGTTACATCCAGCTGACACGGCAGCTGGTATCTTGTTCAGCTGATGGAGGAATTGctgtttggaatatggataTCAGCAGAGAAGAG GCTCCTCAATGGCTAGAAAGTGATTCCTGCCAGAAGTGTGAACAACCTTTCTTCTGGAATATAAAACAGATGTGGGACACAAAGACAATAGGGCTGAGACAG CATCATTGCAGAAAATGCGGGCAAGCAGTGTGTGGCAAGTGCAGCACCAAACGGTCAAGTTACCCAATCATGGGATTTGAGTTCCAGGTCCGTGTCTGTGATTCCTGCTTTGAGTCCATCAAGGATGAAGA CCGTACTTCCCTGGCAACCTTTcatgaaggaaaacacaacATTTCACACATGTCCATGGACATCTCCAGAGGGCTCATGGTGACTTGTGGGAGTGACCGGATTGTGAAG ATCTGGGACATGACACCAGTAGTTGGTTGCAGCATTGCAACTGGCTTCTCTTCACGCTGA